A genome region from Oceanispirochaeta sp. M1 includes the following:
- a CDS encoding aldehyde ferredoxin oxidoreductase family protein codes for MKAVMGKILKVDLTTKECTEEVMEEQIYDQFLGGIGLASYILHRDIKKGADALGPDNVLGFVPGALTGTGSFVTGRFLVTGKSPLTGGWGDANCGGTFSPGIKQAGYDGIFFKGISPEPVYLYIDNKGAQLLDAAAYWGRTDAVETEKQLIEKHNVKKKPVCVTIGQAAENLSLISGIVNDKGRIAARSGLGAVMGSKKLKAIVLAGSKNIPVADPDKMKEISIGYANKVRLMNLPGFVKGNMLPTIGKAMGMNVRTPMNGITFAAIFKKYGTIFANLSGLNGDLPVKNWAVSTRQFKKKAKKTNPDLMLKKETNKYHCSSCNIGCGGEADIAGIRDGAYKTTHKPEYETVAAFGSLLLNNDLDGIYYINELCNRAGLDTISAGNTMAYAYECYEKGIITKEDTRGLDLKWGQVDTAIEVLKQMINREGFGALLADGVKVAVTKIPGSEDCAMHAGGQEPGMHDPRFESGMGLHMSVDPTPGKHTVGAETYYMTTNIWNYCSWAPKQKLETKTHENEATEEGALKNVAMSAMKQLVDCSGGCLFAMLTGFQNWKMFDWLNAAMGTEKSGDEFMEIGLRVQTMRQMFNIREGVDPWKNKMADRVIGRPPLTDGPTAGNTFDLEGQMQLYWEKIGWDRESGMPKSETLEKLKISEYVGV; via the coding sequence ATGAAAGCTGTAATGGGAAAGATCCTGAAAGTCGATCTGACAACAAAGGAATGCACTGAAGAAGTCATGGAGGAACAAATTTATGATCAGTTCCTGGGAGGCATTGGACTTGCCAGCTACATCCTTCACAGAGATATAAAAAAGGGGGCCGATGCACTGGGTCCCGATAATGTTCTGGGCTTTGTACCGGGAGCTCTTACGGGTACGGGGAGTTTTGTTACAGGCCGCTTTCTGGTTACCGGTAAATCCCCTCTCACAGGAGGATGGGGTGATGCAAACTGCGGAGGCACATTCTCTCCCGGGATCAAGCAGGCAGGATATGACGGAATTTTCTTCAAGGGGATCAGCCCCGAACCCGTATATCTTTACATAGATAATAAGGGAGCTCAGCTCCTTGATGCTGCAGCTTACTGGGGCAGAACTGATGCCGTAGAGACAGAAAAACAGCTTATTGAGAAACACAATGTTAAGAAGAAACCCGTCTGTGTGACTATCGGTCAGGCAGCGGAAAATCTGTCTCTGATTTCAGGAATTGTCAACGACAAGGGGAGAATCGCGGCAAGAAGCGGTCTGGGTGCTGTAATGGGCTCCAAGAAACTGAAGGCCATTGTACTGGCGGGATCAAAGAACATCCCTGTGGCAGATCCTGATAAAATGAAGGAGATATCCATAGGCTATGCCAATAAAGTCAGGCTGATGAATCTTCCCGGCTTTGTGAAAGGAAACATGCTTCCCACAATAGGAAAAGCCATGGGCATGAATGTAAGAACCCCTATGAATGGAATAACCTTTGCTGCCATTTTTAAAAAATACGGCACCATATTTGCCAATCTCTCCGGCCTCAACGGTGACCTGCCTGTTAAAAACTGGGCAGTGAGTACCAGGCAGTTCAAAAAGAAAGCCAAAAAGACAAATCCTGATTTGATGCTGAAAAAGGAGACAAACAAATATCATTGTTCCTCCTGCAATATTGGATGCGGAGGAGAAGCTGATATTGCCGGGATCAGAGACGGAGCCTACAAAACGACTCATAAACCCGAGTATGAAACAGTTGCCGCCTTTGGAAGTCTGCTTCTAAATAATGACCTGGACGGAATCTATTATATAAACGAACTTTGCAACAGAGCTGGGCTGGATACCATCTCTGCCGGAAACACCATGGCCTATGCCTATGAGTGCTACGAAAAAGGGATTATCACAAAAGAGGACACCCGAGGTCTGGATCTGAAATGGGGACAGGTCGATACGGCTATAGAAGTTCTAAAACAGATGATCAACCGTGAGGGCTTCGGTGCCCTGTTGGCAGATGGGGTCAAGGTCGCTGTAACAAAGATTCCGGGATCTGAGGACTGTGCAATGCATGCCGGCGGTCAGGAACCTGGAATGCATGACCCCCGGTTTGAAAGTGGGATGGGCCTTCATATGTCTGTTGATCCAACCCCGGGTAAACATACTGTGGGTGCCGAAACCTACTATATGACTACAAATATCTGGAACTACTGTTCCTGGGCTCCCAAACAGAAACTTGAAACCAAGACTCATGAAAATGAAGCCACCGAGGAAGGGGCCTTGAAGAATGTTGCCATGTCGGCGATGAAACAGCTTGTAGACTGCTCAGGAGGCTGCCTTTTTGCAATGCTGACAGGATTTCAGAACTGGAAAATGTTTGACTGGCTGAATGCAGCGATGGGAACAGAAAAGAGCGGTGATGAGTTTATGGAAATAGGCCTGAGGGTTCAGACAATGAGGCAGATGTTCAATATCAGAGAGGGAGTTGATCCCTGGAAGAACAAGATGGCCGACAGAGTCATCGGAAGACCCCCTCTGACAGATGGACCGACAGCAGGCAATACCTTTGATCTGGAAGGTCAGATGCAGCTGTACTGGGAGAAAATCGGATGGGACCGGGAAAGCGGTATGCCTAAATCCGAAACCCTTGAAAAACTTAAAATTTCAGAATATGTAGGGGTATAA
- a CDS encoding 4Fe-4S binding protein, translated as MAKVKTIPHIDYSKCMACKECITFCPFGCLDLVVKGIDKYNKEYPGLTDKGLAECTSCGICAKKCPIGIIEMKELTG; from the coding sequence ATGGCAAAGGTTAAAACAATTCCACATATAGATTATTCAAAATGTATGGCCTGCAAGGAGTGCATCACATTCTGCCCTTTCGGCTGTCTGGATCTGGTAGTCAAAGGCATTGATAAATACAATAAGGAATACCCCGGACTGACTGATAAAGGGTTGGCGGAGTGCACAAGCTGTGGAATCTGTGCAAAAAAATGCCCCATAGGCATCATTGAAATGAAAGAGCTCACCGGCTGA
- a CDS encoding TetR/AcrR family transcriptional regulator, translating to MAGSITKKGKAARLKILDNSIKLFEELGYKETTIKEICRASAVGVGTFYHYFSSKQDILDEFIAFEQEEILKEITEYEDPSFIKKINKLLEILFKYIELKGKEFMAAFLAKNMTNPQPENIFKVYNVREILRALLHDGEAAGQFRCVESPDYVCEILATMVIGYLSFWSSLRDSGKSEEELEQYRKNLSVLISTLLC from the coding sequence ATGGCAGGAAGCATTACAAAAAAGGGCAAAGCCGCCCGTCTTAAGATTCTGGATAACTCCATTAAACTCTTTGAAGAGCTGGGGTACAAAGAAACCACCATCAAGGAAATCTGCAGGGCTTCTGCTGTGGGAGTCGGTACTTTTTATCATTATTTCAGTTCAAAACAGGATATCCTCGACGAGTTTATTGCCTTTGAACAGGAAGAGATTTTAAAAGAAATCACCGAGTATGAAGATCCCTCGTTCATAAAAAAAATCAATAAGCTTCTCGAGATACTCTTCAAGTATATTGAACTGAAGGGAAAGGAGTTTATGGCTGCTTTTCTTGCCAAAAATATGACAAACCCCCAGCCTGAGAATATTTTCAAGGTATATAATGTCAGAGAAATCCTTAGAGCTCTTCTACATGACGGAGAAGCAGCAGGGCAGTTCCGTTGTGTTGAGAGTCCGGATTATGTCTGTGAAATCCTGGCTACCATGGTTATCGGTTATCTTTCGTTCTGGTCATCTCTCAGGGATTCAGGGAAAAGTGAGGAAGAGCTTGAGCAGTACCGGAAGAACTTGTCGGTTCTTATCAGTACTTTACTCTGCTGA
- a CDS encoding Crp/Fnr family transcriptional regulator produces MEVLNLNKQIMKETVPGGTLVFRQGEECKTFTVLHSGMVEVLYTESADPGSSTSDIIDSSLRIGLVKGEAMIGSMGLLSDQNTHEISMRTVSECNISTRPMKREDLITQIHKDNTLNFKLLRDLCTRVDSAVYLYTNYKYLWHKYASITDSLALGIPGKAGSLYDIKKRTISPIGEYSAYLKAMIKEDEHASVPETWDYNLFLGKIQDSLNLYDDHDKIRVEDLIDHQQYLFIKRLVSKNDKILAAIFNKDEPTNQYIFDFLGRTIDLLIKANKNIAREIKVLMDIIYSDSGWAVQVISGSKNDNLKKKNFIHFLSKFSWRCRKDTMTLLGKDLFTEYKVFSALKRFQTFIDPEAENKEDSSTAVKTEDMKKRLAKYKGIFLKILDFSSLGDEFKEEFKTLMDSLLKIENKHDIDPAVLKLREEISVKYWQLYEDCFLKVIDSDLKGFIPGIMLHFGVLDERFITEDDLLVIDDYYAGNLISDEGIPVMTLPYFLEKIYKSELSPSMTEMGDLFKTVLRAQDKMTKKERDGAYIFKDTPEDKIRFEIRKIAVELNKMLFGNKKKALPFLCSESLTGSLNRIFIEPDNFARTIRKYKSRDYSLFYREVLLKHGLGSDFIQREVPPNFIFYPVYGSRAIMWQEMDGNNKSSPGRIFFPLYFGEKLLETTLTQLAYFRWELQKSIAGYNWTDPVEGGLVGIYYDYIRYFKKNHDITPEAKVRLQEFIKKTKSDKDRFAREYALWVEFEYENKMRLNSYVRDIFYRYCPFPGKKREEMSQKPDFKIMENKLQNRRQKELIKMKSKMIKFEKKKMKFPAELQHYIKFLEM; encoded by the coding sequence ATGGAAGTATTGAATTTAAATAAACAGATAATGAAAGAGACTGTCCCCGGCGGAACCCTCGTCTTCAGGCAGGGTGAAGAATGCAAGACCTTCACGGTTCTTCATTCAGGAATGGTGGAAGTTCTCTATACCGAGAGTGCAGATCCCGGCAGCTCTACCAGCGATATAATTGACAGCAGCCTCCGTATAGGCCTTGTAAAAGGGGAAGCCATGATCGGGAGCATGGGACTCCTGAGTGATCAAAATACTCATGAAATATCAATGCGGACCGTATCAGAGTGTAATATAAGCACCCGGCCCATGAAGAGAGAAGATCTGATCACTCAGATTCACAAAGACAATACTTTGAACTTCAAACTCCTGCGGGATCTATGTACCCGTGTGGATTCTGCTGTTTATCTTTATACGAATTATAAATATCTCTGGCATAAGTATGCTTCCATAACCGACTCCCTGGCTCTCGGTATCCCCGGTAAAGCCGGATCTCTCTACGATATTAAGAAGAGGACCATCTCCCCTATAGGAGAATATTCAGCCTATCTGAAGGCTATGATCAAAGAGGATGAACATGCTTCCGTTCCTGAGACATGGGATTACAATCTATTTCTGGGAAAGATTCAGGACAGTCTGAATCTCTATGATGACCACGACAAAATCAGGGTAGAAGATCTTATTGATCATCAGCAATACCTGTTTATCAAACGCCTTGTATCAAAAAATGATAAAATTCTGGCGGCAATATTTAATAAAGATGAACCTACAAACCAGTATATCTTCGATTTTCTGGGGCGGACCATCGACCTCCTGATTAAAGCCAATAAAAATATTGCACGGGAGATAAAGGTATTAATGGATATAATCTATTCCGACAGCGGCTGGGCTGTGCAGGTTATTTCCGGCTCAAAGAATGATAATCTAAAAAAGAAAAACTTTATCCATTTTCTGTCAAAATTCAGCTGGCGATGCCGTAAGGATACCATGACTCTTCTGGGAAAAGATCTCTTTACAGAATATAAAGTATTCTCTGCTCTAAAGCGTTTTCAGACTTTTATCGACCCCGAAGCTGAAAACAAAGAAGATTCATCTACTGCCGTAAAGACAGAGGATATGAAAAAAAGACTAGCCAAATACAAAGGGATTTTCCTGAAGATTCTGGACTTCTCATCTCTTGGGGATGAATTTAAAGAAGAGTTTAAAACCCTTATGGACAGTCTGTTGAAAATTGAGAATAAGCATGATATTGATCCGGCTGTATTAAAACTGAGGGAAGAGATCTCGGTAAAATACTGGCAGCTGTATGAAGACTGTTTTCTAAAGGTAATAGATTCGGACCTCAAAGGCTTTATTCCGGGAATCATGCTCCATTTCGGTGTTTTAGATGAGCGCTTTATCACAGAGGATGACCTCCTTGTGATCGATGATTATTACGCCGGAAACCTGATCAGCGATGAAGGGATTCCCGTCATGACCCTCCCCTACTTCCTTGAGAAAATTTACAAATCAGAGCTTAGCCCCTCCATGACCGAGATGGGAGACCTTTTCAAAACGGTGCTCAGAGCTCAGGACAAAATGACAAAAAAAGAGCGGGATGGAGCATATATATTTAAAGATACACCCGAGGACAAGATCCGTTTCGAAATAAGAAAGATTGCCGTAGAATTGAATAAAATGCTTTTCGGTAACAAGAAAAAGGCCCTCCCCTTTCTCTGCAGTGAATCTCTGACAGGCAGTCTGAACCGCATATTCATTGAACCTGATAATTTTGCCCGGACTATCCGGAAGTACAAATCCCGGGACTATTCTCTTTTCTACAGAGAAGTACTTCTGAAACATGGTCTGGGTTCTGATTTCATCCAGAGAGAAGTACCCCCCAATTTTATCTTCTATCCAGTTTACGGCTCCAGAGCCATTATGTGGCAGGAGATGGACGGTAACAACAAGAGCAGCCCGGGGCGTATTTTCTTCCCTCTCTATTTTGGGGAGAAGCTGCTTGAAACGACTCTTACTCAGCTTGCTTATTTCCGCTGGGAACTGCAGAAGAGTATTGCCGGTTACAACTGGACTGACCCCGTTGAAGGGGGACTTGTGGGCATATATTACGATTACATCCGTTATTTCAAGAAGAATCACGATATCACACCGGAAGCCAAAGTACGTCTGCAGGAATTTATCAAGAAGACAAAATCAGACAAAGACCGATTTGCCAGGGAATATGCCTTGTGGGTTGAGTTTGAATACGAAAATAAGATGCGACTGAACAGCTATGTACGGGATATATTTTACCGCTACTGCCCCTTTCCCGGAAAGAAGAGGGAAGAAATGTCGCAGAAACCGGACTTTAAGATTATGGAGAACAAATTACAGAATCGCAGGCAGAAGGAACTCATCAAAATGAAATCAAAGATGATAAAATTTGAAAAGAAGAAGATGAAATTCCCTGCCGAACTTCAGCATTACATCAAATTTCTGGAGATGTAA
- a CDS encoding molybdopterin-dependent oxidoreductase Mo/Fe-S-binding subunit produces the protein MTIEWTLNGKALFSEVNPFKNVQEFLKEQGVLSVRDSDDHAGFTGSDTILLDGKAINAGLLIAGQLDGHSVETVESLNTGNKMGYLQAALVDAGAVQSGYNAGAAALILKELLERVEKPTEEDIRDAYSGLFVRDFGYMALFKAVELALAYMDDPEYTHGNADVEIAPEFRKDLREVGTPRRKVDGAQLIMGRKAFVEDRVDPEALHMKVLRSSFAHAYITSIDVSMAKSLPGVLSIITHENCPDVYYGSAGQGFPEPSPYDKRMFNRKIRHAGDRIAAVVAESEQIALDALALIHVEYEALPVVMSIDEAKAPDAPIVQNGVIKYEAGAPDDLDAQNKDADERDGEVIYQFPIGGEPHKNIASYVEGGIGDVDKGFAGSDVVLEREYESSQIQCTPLEPHSVYTKMEGDRLVIHASTQVPWHLRRIVARVLGIKESNIHVIKERVGGGYGSKQDILLEELASWVTWQTGKSVYYRYSRKEEFTSNSTRHVMRIKVKIGAMKDGTMTAIDMTVEANTGPFGNHCLTVPMNACSKSLPLFLCDHFHFDVTTYYSNIAPTGAYQGYGAPKGSYALQMAVAELAEELGIDPLELIEKNRVREGSMLEILKCLGEGREGSAARVESCGLDGALEKGAELIEWGKKEISHDPDVKIGKGVVIIQQGSGLPGLDHSNAEVKLLTDGTLLVRSGGADLGTGLDTMCVKIASEILTVPMNEIAIVSGDTDSTSFDTGAYASSGTYFSGNAVVKASENLKEKILKAASEMLKEPESDLVLELPSMVKGRKGSVSFEDISRDCLTGEGRGQLIGSASYTTEDSAFPYGAHFCQVAVNIKSGAIKLQKYYALQDCGTPINPELAMGQIYGGVMKSIGHTMYEEMVFDDRGRCINTDLRSYGVPMMGDVPEDFQVHLIQTDDPFGPFGGKSISEIAVNGAAPVIANAIHDACGVWLRTWPLTPEKILKGLGKI, from the coding sequence ATGACAATTGAATGGACATTAAACGGTAAAGCTCTTTTTTCTGAAGTAAATCCTTTTAAGAATGTTCAGGAATTCCTGAAAGAACAGGGGGTCCTCTCTGTCAGAGACAGTGACGATCATGCCGGTTTTACAGGCAGCGATACAATTCTCCTGGACGGAAAAGCCATTAATGCGGGTCTTCTTATTGCAGGTCAGCTGGACGGTCACAGTGTCGAAACAGTTGAGTCTCTGAATACAGGGAATAAAATGGGATATCTGCAGGCTGCTCTTGTGGATGCAGGTGCTGTACAGTCCGGTTACAATGCCGGTGCTGCCGCCCTGATTCTCAAGGAACTTCTCGAAAGAGTTGAGAAACCTACAGAAGAGGATATCCGTGATGCCTATTCCGGACTCTTTGTCAGAGACTTCGGTTATATGGCTCTCTTCAAAGCAGTAGAGCTGGCTCTGGCCTATATGGATGATCCTGAGTATACACATGGCAATGCCGATGTTGAAATTGCTCCCGAGTTCCGTAAAGATCTCAGAGAAGTGGGAACTCCCCGGCGTAAGGTGGACGGAGCCCAGCTGATCATGGGACGAAAAGCATTTGTAGAGGACCGTGTAGATCCTGAAGCTCTTCATATGAAAGTTCTCAGGAGCAGCTTCGCCCATGCCTATATCACAAGTATCGATGTATCCATGGCCAAAAGCCTTCCGGGTGTTCTCTCTATTATCACTCATGAAAACTGCCCTGATGTCTATTACGGCTCAGCGGGTCAGGGATTCCCCGAACCTTCTCCCTATGACAAAAGAATGTTCAACAGAAAGATAAGGCATGCGGGTGACAGGATTGCGGCTGTGGTTGCAGAATCCGAGCAGATTGCTCTGGATGCCCTGGCCCTGATTCATGTTGAATATGAAGCTCTTCCTGTTGTAATGAGTATTGATGAGGCCAAGGCCCCTGATGCTCCCATTGTTCAGAACGGAGTTATTAAATATGAGGCCGGTGCTCCCGATGATCTTGATGCACAGAACAAGGATGCCGATGAACGGGACGGAGAAGTTATTTATCAGTTTCCCATCGGCGGCGAACCTCATAAGAATATTGCTTCCTATGTTGAGGGCGGTATCGGTGATGTGGATAAAGGCTTTGCCGGTTCAGATGTTGTTCTCGAAAGGGAATATGAATCATCACAGATTCAGTGCACCCCTCTTGAGCCTCACAGCGTCTATACAAAGATGGAGGGTGACCGTCTGGTTATCCATGCATCGACCCAGGTTCCCTGGCATCTACGCCGTATCGTAGCCAGAGTGCTCGGTATTAAAGAGAGTAATATACACGTTATCAAAGAGAGAGTGGGCGGAGGTTACGGCTCCAAGCAGGATATTCTTCTGGAAGAACTTGCCTCCTGGGTAACCTGGCAGACAGGGAAATCTGTCTATTACAGATACAGCAGGAAGGAGGAGTTTACCTCTAACTCTACTCGCCATGTGATGAGGATCAAGGTGAAGATCGGTGCCATGAAAGACGGTACCATGACTGCCATCGATATGACAGTTGAGGCTAATACAGGCCCCTTCGGGAACCATTGTCTCACAGTGCCCATGAATGCCTGTTCCAAGTCTCTTCCGCTGTTTCTCTGTGATCATTTCCACTTTGATGTGACCACTTACTACAGCAATATCGCACCTACCGGTGCCTACCAGGGATACGGTGCTCCCAAGGGCTCCTACGCCCTGCAGATGGCCGTGGCGGAACTGGCCGAAGAGCTTGGAATCGATCCTCTGGAATTGATTGAAAAGAACAGGGTCCGTGAAGGCTCAATGCTGGAAATCCTGAAATGTCTAGGAGAAGGACGTGAAGGATCTGCTGCAAGGGTTGAAAGCTGCGGACTGGATGGAGCTCTTGAGAAAGGTGCCGAGCTTATCGAATGGGGTAAGAAAGAGATCTCCCATGATCCCGATGTAAAAATCGGTAAGGGTGTTGTCATCATACAGCAGGGGTCCGGACTGCCTGGACTGGATCACTCCAATGCTGAGGTCAAACTGCTTACTGATGGAACTCTTCTTGTTCGCAGCGGCGGTGCCGATCTTGGAACCGGACTGGATACAATGTGTGTAAAAATTGCATCGGAAATCCTGACTGTTCCCATGAATGAGATTGCCATAGTTTCGGGTGATACAGACTCCACAAGTTTTGATACAGGAGCCTATGCTTCAAGTGGTACCTACTTTTCAGGTAATGCAGTTGTCAAGGCATCTGAAAATCTGAAAGAAAAGATTCTGAAAGCGGCATCAGAGATGCTGAAGGAACCTGAGTCCGATCTTGTTCTGGAGCTTCCCTCAATGGTGAAGGGAAGGAAAGGCTCTGTCAGTTTTGAAGATATTTCCCGGGACTGCCTGACCGGAGAAGGCCGGGGACAGCTTATCGGCTCTGCCTCCTATACAACAGAGGATTCGGCTTTCCCCTATGGAGCTCACTTCTGTCAGGTGGCTGTTAATATTAAATCGGGAGCCATTAAGCTTCAGAAATACTATGCTCTGCAGGATTGCGGAACTCCCATCAACCCTGAACTGGCCATGGGTCAGATATACGGGGGAGTGATGAAGTCCATCGGTCATACCATGTATGAAGAGATGGTATTTGATGATCGGGGACGCTGTATCAATACGGATCTGAGATCATACGGTGTACCCATGATGGGTGATGTTCCCGAAGACTTTCAGGTTCACCTCATACAGACAGATGATCCCTTCGGTCCCTTTGGTGGTAAATCAATTTCCGAAATTGCTGTGAATGGTGCAGCGCCGGTTATTGCCAACGCTATCCATGATGCCTGCGGTGTATGGCTTCGAACCTGGCCGCTGACTCCTGAAAAGATCCTCAAGGGTCTTGGAAAGATCTAA
- a CDS encoding xanthine dehydrogenase family protein subunit M, whose product MSQFLKPLTIENAVMLKEENPGSLYLGGGSELNNPSSKAVSDVYISLEALNLKACVRGKHTTILGGCTTFQELIGWDECPASLKEAALFLSSRNVRNQATLGGNIGAHLPDSYMLPILMVLDADLELGNDEVIPVTRYVEEKRQNLIINIRFAHNSGVTAVKNVLRSSGGLSVLSAAVSIEREGDVIKKAAIAVSGLGERVFRLTEIEKALVSGDIKPGKDLEKAVADAVSTKDDLKGSAEYKKYICGVTVQDCVSRVLEASS is encoded by the coding sequence ATGAGTCAGTTTTTAAAACCCCTGACAATTGAAAATGCGGTAATGCTTAAAGAAGAGAATCCCGGGAGTCTGTATCTGGGTGGAGGAAGCGAATTAAACAACCCCTCATCAAAGGCAGTTTCGGATGTATATATCTCACTGGAAGCTCTGAACCTTAAGGCATGTGTCAGAGGAAAACATACAACCATACTGGGAGGCTGCACGACCTTCCAGGAACTTATAGGCTGGGATGAGTGTCCCGCATCACTGAAAGAAGCGGCCCTGTTTCTCTCTTCCAGAAATGTAAGAAATCAGGCAACCCTGGGTGGAAATATCGGCGCTCATCTTCCTGATTCATATATGCTTCCTATCCTGATGGTTCTGGATGCTGACCTGGAGCTGGGTAATGATGAGGTTATTCCTGTTACCAGGTATGTGGAAGAGAAGAGACAGAATCTTATTATCAATATCCGTTTTGCTCATAACTCCGGAGTCACTGCTGTTAAGAATGTACTTCGCAGCTCAGGAGGACTCTCTGTCCTTTCCGCAGCGGTATCCATAGAGAGGGAAGGGGATGTAATTAAAAAAGCAGCCATTGCTGTCAGCGGCCTGGGGGAGAGGGTTTTCCGTCTCACAGAAATTGAAAAAGCACTCGTTTCAGGAGATATCAAACCCGGAAAGGATCTTGAAAAAGCCGTTGCAGACGCAGTAAGTACAAAAGATGATCTCAAGGGATCTGCCGAATATAAAAAATACATCTGTGGAGTGACTGTACAGGACTGTGTCAGCCGCGTTCTGGAGGCATCATCATGA
- a CDS encoding 8-oxoguanine deaminase — protein MESILIRNCGSVFQSAEKGVLKDHDIFIEGNIISRIGRNLDVQAERIIDGRNRVVIPGLVNSHHHFYQTFTRNLPAVQNAELFEWLIYLYDIWKHLDIESVYNSSLLAMGELLKTGCTTSTDHHYLYPRDIDGDIMATQFAAADALGMRFSPTRGSMSLSKKDGGLPPDSVVQDEQTILKDSERVIKAYHDSSDFSMKKIVLAPCSPFSVTEALMKDSAALAREYGVRLHTHLAETRDENDFCLKVYGRRPLQVMADCDFLGEDVFFAHGIHFNDEELDILAETGSHIAHCPTSNMRLGSGICRVTEMIPKNINVGLAVDGSASNDSSDMLGEVRNALMLQRVQYGAGAVNTADVLKLGTENGARLLGYEKVGRLEEGMAADMAVFNMDKLEYAGALSDPVAALIFSGYNHEAEYTIVNGHVAVDKGQLTGVDEVELKNSCMRLSAELWKKGGVQI, from the coding sequence ATGGAATCAATTCTGATAAGGAATTGCGGGAGTGTCTTTCAAAGTGCTGAAAAAGGTGTTTTGAAGGATCATGACATATTTATTGAGGGAAATATTATTTCCCGGATCGGCAGGAACCTTGATGTTCAGGCCGAAAGGATTATTGACGGCAGAAACAGGGTCGTTATCCCGGGTCTGGTTAATTCTCATCACCATTTTTATCAGACATTTACCAGAAACCTACCGGCTGTTCAGAATGCCGAGCTTTTTGAATGGCTGATCTATCTTTATGATATCTGGAAACATCTGGATATCGAATCTGTTTATAATTCTTCCCTCCTGGCAATGGGAGAACTGTTAAAAACCGGCTGTACTACTTCTACGGATCACCACTATCTCTATCCCCGGGATATTGACGGTGATATCATGGCTACCCAGTTTGCCGCGGCAGATGCCCTGGGCATGCGTTTCTCTCCCACCAGAGGATCAATGTCATTGAGCAAGAAGGATGGAGGACTTCCACCTGATTCTGTTGTACAGGATGAACAGACCATTCTTAAAGACTCTGAACGGGTTATCAAGGCCTATCATGACAGCAGCGATTTTTCTATGAAGAAGATTGTTCTGGCACCCTGTTCCCCCTTCTCTGTAACAGAAGCCCTGATGAAGGATTCTGCCGCTCTGGCCAGGGAATATGGAGTACGCCTGCATACACATCTTGCTGAGACTAGAGATGAGAATGATTTCTGCCTAAAAGTATATGGACGCCGTCCGTTACAGGTCATGGCGGACTGTGATTTTCTGGGTGAGGATGTTTTTTTTGCCCACGGTATTCACTTTAATGATGAAGAGCTGGATATTCTGGCGGAAACAGGCTCTCATATCGCTCACTGCCCTACATCCAATATGCGACTGGGTTCCGGGATCTGCCGTGTGACCGAAATGATACCGAAAAATATCAATGTGGGACTCGCAGTGGATGGCTCAGCTTCCAATGATTCATCGGATATGCTGGGTGAGGTCAGGAATGCTCTGATGCTCCAGAGGGTCCAATACGGTGCCGGGGCAGTAAATACTGCAGATGTTCTCAAACTGGGAACTGAAAATGGTGCCCGACTTCTGGGTTATGAGAAAGTAGGACGCCTGGAAGAGGGAATGGCCGCCGATATGGCAGTCTTTAATATGGATAAACTGGAATATGCCGGAGCCCTCAGCGATCCTGTGGCGGCTCTGATTTTTTCGGGATATAATCACGAAGCCGAATATACCATTGTCAACGGTCATGTGGCTGTAGATAAGGGTCAGCTGACGGGTGTGGATGAAGTAGAATTGAAGAATTCATGCATGCGCCTCTCTGCTGAACTATGGAAAAAAGGAGGAGTTCAAATATGA